One Gemmatimonadaceae bacterium genomic region harbors:
- a CDS encoding glycosyltransferase family 39 protein has protein sequence MSGAPRGAVDPSGSLASRASLSATASAAATLVAAALAILLLILQYAGRISLQTDEAAIALNLRSRSFGELLTRPLDYAQMAPPGWLAIEWGALRLLGPSEFSLRLVPFLASVAAVVLSARLARRVSAGVAPVLAVLWLATAWDFLFYGTQLKQYGSDVAVVLALVHLALTVVESDDAPSWRAGLLGGAAILCSLSGAVAASALGLVLAVDAVLRGGVRRALQLTPLLLPWGVAALAVSLWTLALAPDELQAYMTRFWAYTYPRWPLRPAAVMAWLWDTLRQAAFAPMSGGWQRHLPKLYGLLFVVGVALQARRNRRQLAVILAPLAIAVALAMAHRYPIGGRVTLFIIPGLLLFTAIGAEGIASLVRRLAPRVQLPAALGAFGVAAVLAFPAARTMGGNLPPVWGDNARPQVEALATAVRDGDDVFVHHSIAKPFRWYWALAPHADVPVRYGRCYSGDPRPYLSQVDSLRGRPRVWVATTDPSWNSYPMVAQYVAAVGPVLDSVVATDAPKAVASARQTVYLRTFADPAALASVQRDTVTVHPNIIVDWIAWTCFGSEARPLIHPSLWQ, from the coding sequence ATGTCCGGTGCTCCGCGCGGCGCTGTCGACCCCTCGGGGTCGCTGGCGTCGCGCGCTTCGCTTTCGGCGACGGCGAGCGCCGCGGCCACGCTGGTCGCCGCGGCGCTCGCCATCCTCCTCCTCATCCTGCAGTACGCCGGTCGCATTTCCCTCCAAACCGACGAAGCAGCCATCGCGCTCAACTTGCGCAGCCGGTCGTTTGGGGAGCTGTTGACGCGCCCACTCGACTACGCGCAGATGGCCCCGCCGGGGTGGCTGGCGATCGAGTGGGGAGCGTTGCGCCTGCTGGGCCCCTCGGAGTTTTCACTCCGGCTCGTCCCCTTCCTCGCCTCGGTGGCCGCGGTGGTGCTCAGCGCGCGGCTGGCGCGCCGCGTGAGCGCCGGCGTGGCCCCCGTGCTGGCCGTGCTCTGGCTGGCGACGGCGTGGGACTTCCTCTTCTACGGAACGCAACTCAAGCAGTACGGGAGCGACGTCGCCGTGGTGTTGGCGCTCGTGCACCTGGCGCTCACCGTCGTCGAGTCGGATGACGCGCCCTCGTGGCGGGCCGGGCTCCTCGGGGGAGCGGCGATCCTCTGCTCGCTCTCGGGAGCCGTCGCCGCATCCGCGCTCGGGCTCGTGCTCGCCGTCGACGCGGTACTGCGCGGCGGCGTGCGACGCGCGTTGCAGCTGACGCCTCTCCTCCTGCCGTGGGGCGTTGCCGCCCTCGCGGTCTCGCTCTGGACGCTGGCGCTCGCGCCGGACGAGCTTCAGGCGTACATGACCAGGTTCTGGGCCTACACCTACCCGCGCTGGCCGTTGCGCCCGGCGGCGGTGATGGCGTGGCTCTGGGACACCCTCCGCCAGGCAGCGTTCGCCCCAATGTCGGGGGGGTGGCAACGACACCTCCCCAAGCTCTACGGGCTCCTGTTCGTGGTGGGCGTGGCGCTGCAGGCGCGACGCAACCGGCGGCAGCTGGCGGTGATCCTCGCCCCGCTCGCGATCGCCGTGGCGCTGGCGATGGCACATCGCTACCCGATCGGCGGGCGCGTCACGCTCTTCATCATCCCCGGACTCCTCCTGTTCACGGCGATCGGTGCCGAGGGGATTGCGTCGCTCGTGCGTCGCCTCGCGCCGCGCGTGCAGCTGCCGGCAGCGCTCGGCGCGTTCGGCGTCGCCGCGGTGCTCGCCTTCCCCGCGGCGCGCACCATGGGCGGGAACCTCCCCCCGGTGTGGGGCGACAACGCCCGGCCGCAGGTGGAGGCGCTCGCCACGGCGGTGCGCGACGGCGACGACGTCTTTGTCCATCACTCGATCGCCAAGCCGTTTCGCTGGTACTGGGCGCTCGCGCCGCACGCCGACGTCCCCGTGAGGTACGGACGCTGCTACAGCGGCGACCCGCGCCCCTACCTGTCGCAGGTGGACTCGCTGCGTGGGCGCCCCCGCGTGTGGGTCGCCACCACCGACCCCAGCTGGAACAGCTACCCGATGGTGGCACAGTACGTTGCAGCTGTCGGCCCGGTGCTGGACAGCGTCGTGGCCACCGATGCCCCCAAGGCCGTGGCCAGTGCGCGCCAGACCGTCTACCTGCGCACCTTCGCCGACCCCGCCGCGCTCGCGTCGGTGCAACGCGACACTGTCACCGTCCACCCCAACATCATCGTCGACTGGATCGCCTGGACCTGCTTCGGCTCCGAGGCACGACCGCTGATTCACCCTTCGCTCTGGCAGTAG
- a CDS encoding PhzF family phenazine biosynthesis protein, with translation MALRSYAFHTTDVFTSTRFGGNQLAVLTDARGLSTAEMHAIAREFNYSESTFVLPPDDRSHTRRVRIFTPGGEVPFAGHPTVGTALVLAVTGELPLDGDETKIVLEEGVGPVAVSIRAANGVPDFAELSVARLPEVLSPVPAADVLAAMLSLGTDDLAGGAFHPQAVSCGLPFTFVPLRSRDAVRRARLKLDLWESALARTPAHMVMVFALDAEDPAHQVRARMFAPGESVPEDPATGSACAALGGYLGLRDHTATGTLRWIVEQGYEMGRPSLLHVSCDKRVGAITAVRVGGSAVLVSSGTIRL, from the coding sequence ATGGCCCTTCGCTCCTACGCCTTCCACACCACCGACGTCTTCACGTCGACGCGCTTTGGCGGCAACCAGCTCGCCGTCCTCACCGACGCGCGCGGGCTCTCCACGGCAGAGATGCACGCCATTGCCCGCGAGTTCAACTATTCGGAGTCGACGTTCGTCCTCCCGCCGGACGACCGGTCGCACACGCGTCGCGTGCGAATCTTCACCCCGGGGGGCGAGGTGCCCTTTGCCGGGCACCCGACGGTGGGGACCGCGTTGGTGCTGGCGGTGACGGGCGAACTTCCGCTCGACGGCGACGAGACGAAGATCGTCTTGGAGGAGGGGGTGGGGCCGGTGGCCGTCTCCATCCGCGCCGCGAACGGCGTCCCCGACTTCGCCGAGCTGTCGGTGGCCAGGCTCCCCGAGGTGCTCTCCCCCGTCCCCGCCGCCGACGTGCTGGCGGCGATGCTGTCGTTAGGCACGGACGACCTGGCCGGGGGCGCGTTCCACCCGCAGGCCGTCTCCTGCGGGCTCCCCTTCACCTTCGTCCCGCTGCGCAGCCGTGACGCGGTGCGCCGCGCGCGCCTCAAGCTCGACCTCTGGGAGTCGGCCCTCGCGCGCACGCCGGCCCACATGGTGATGGTCTTCGCCCTCGACGCCGAGGACCCCGCACACCAGGTGCGCGCCCGCATGTTTGCGCCGGGCGAATCGGTCCCCGAAGACCCGGCCACCGGCTCGGCCTGCGCCGCGTTAGGCGGGTACCTCGGACTGCGCGACCACACCGCGACCGGCACGTTGCGCTGGATCGTGGAGCAAGGCTACGAGATGGGACGCCCCTCGCTCCTGCACGTGAGCTGCGACAAGCGGGTCGGCGCCATCACCGCCGTCCGCGTGGGCGGCTCGGCGGTCCTCGTGTCGTCGGGAACTATCCGCCTGTAG